The following nucleotide sequence is from Candidatus Bathyarchaeota archaeon.
AAAAACAATTTACTGATGTTGATTTTAACAAGGCTTTATTAGAGAGTGTTGATGAAAGTTTATCAGTTTTAGGTGAAAGCGTTAAGCAAGCTATTTATTGGCATTTAAAAACGAGATATAAAATTGATAGAGATGAAATTCCTTTAAGGCTTAAAGATTTTGTTGAAGTTTTAAAAACTGTTTTTGGTGAAGGAGCAAATGTTTTATTCAAGCTTATAGCAAAAAACCTTTGCCTTAAAATGGGGGTAAAATTTAAAGAAAGAGCTGACTGGAACCTTTTAGGGTACATAAACCACATTAAAAACATAAAGCTTTAACTATTTTAATGCTTTAAGTAGTAAAAGAGGAGTTATGCATGGAAGAAGGAAATTTACCTATTTCTGAAAAATTAAAGGTTTTAAAAAGTTTTACGCTTTATAAAACTGGGAAATGGTGGTCTGCTGTTGCGTTAATAGATTCTTTTGGAAGAAAGCAAATTGCTCTTTATGTTTGGTTAAATAAAGATGGGAAATGGAAGAGAAATCAAAAGTTTATAATTCATAGTAAATTAGAGTGGCTTCAAATTAAAGAAGCTGTAGAAAATTTTGTTTTGCAGCTTAAATAACAGTTTTTACTCAAGAACCTTGTATACTTTATCGTTTACTCTAACTTTATCATTCACTTTTATTCCTACAGAAGAGCCTGCTCCAGCTTTCTCTACAGGTTTCTTCTCAATCTGCATCGATTCAACTTTTTGCGTAAAATCTGTAGTTGCGCCTTTAATCCTTATTAAATCTCCAACCTTTAATTCTCCATTTGTTCTTTCAATAGCTGCAACACCAATTTTCGAGTAATAATTCATTACTCTTCCTATTTCCTCTTCCAATCTTCTCCTCCCCATTTTTATATGGTTTAATTTTATCTTTCTTCTATAAAATATTGTTTTCGGTTAAGTTTGGTTTAAAATAGTATCTAACCCAATTAGGCCAAGCGTTGCCTTCAGTTTTTTCAAAATCTATTTTAAGCGGCATCCCAATTTTCAATTCCTCAAGCTTCACGTTTTTAATTCTTGATAAAAGTTTAACTCCCTCCTCCAGCTCTACAACCCCTAAAATATATGGGGCTTCATTTTGAAAGCTTGGATGCGGCACATAAACTATAGTATATGAAGCTAGCTTTCCAACTCCTTTAAGCTGCACCCAAGAAAGGTTTTTAGAGTTGCATTTAAGGCAAAAAGGTTTTGGTACAGAATATAAAGCTTTGCATTCTTCGCATTTAACTCCCATAAGCTTTCCTTGAGCGCAAAAACTATAAAACTGTTCTACTGAAATATTATTCAACTTAATCGCCTCTTTTAAGAATGTTTACAGTAGCTGTAGCTCCTGAACCGCCAATATTGCATGTTAACCCTATTTCCGCGTTATTTACCTGCCTCTTCTCAGCTTCCCCAATTAATTGAAGGTATACTTCATATATTTGCGCTATACCAGTTGCGCCTACAGGGTGGCCTTTAGCCTTTAATCCTCCGCTTGTATTTACAGGTATTTCACCGCCTATTTTTGTTTCGCCTTCCTCAATAAATTTTCCTCCAAAACCTTTATTGCAGAACCCTAAATCTTCATAAGCTATTATTTCAGCTATTGTAAAACAATCATGAACTTCAGCTATATCCACATCTTTAGGCGTTAAGCCTGATGCTTTAAAAGCTTCTTTAGCAGCTAGCTTTATTGATTTTAATGTTGTTAAGCTTTCTCTTTCAAATATGTTTAATGAATCTTGAGCTTGAGTTGAAGCTATTATATTAACAGGTGTATCAGTAAATTTTTTAGCTAACTCAGGCTTCGTTAAAATAACGCAGCTTGCACCATCAGAAATTAAAGAGCAATCGTAAAGCTTTAAAGGCCAAGAAACAACTTTAGAAGATAAAACATCTTCTACGCTAATCTTTTTTTGCATATGCGCCTTATGATTAAGCAAAGCGTTTTCATGATTTTTAACAGCTACTAAAGCCATCTGCTCTTCTGTAGTTCCATATTCATGCATATGCGCTGTAGCCATTAAAGCGAAAAGAGAAGGAAAAGTTGCGCCATTCCATTGCTCAAAAGGAAAATCTGCAGCTGAAGCTAAAATCTCCATATTGCTTGAAGTAGGTAAATGAGTCATTTTCTCTACGCCTCCAACCATAACTATATCATGCATATTTGACATTATAGCCATTACGCCAACTCTTAAAGCAACACTTGAAGAAGCGCAAGCGCTTTCAACCCTAAAAGCTGGAATATCATCAAGCCCACTCCAATTTAACATTAATGGACCTATATGACCTTGCCGTTCATAAGCTTCACTCATTTGACCAATAAATAAAGCTTCAATATCCTTTCTTGGATTTAAATTCGGGCAGTTATCAAAAGCTTCTTTAGCAGCTTCAGCAAATATTTCCCTAGCGTATAAACCATCTAATTTACCAAACTTTGATAAGCCAGCTGAAACTATTGAAGCTAAAACCTTCATTTTTCACACCATTTAAAATAAAGAGTAGGGTTTTAAATACTATTATAAAGCTTTTTAGTTTTTAAGCATTAAATAATAAAATGAAGTGTTTATAGCTTTAGCTTTATATGAATCTAAATCTCCACCTTGATATTACTCCATGGTAAGGGCAATACCAATGGTCTGATGGCAGCCAAATTAATGGATAACCACAGTATGGACATAAATAGCTTCGGTAAGGCGGATAAATTACGTAGGCTGGCGGTGGTGGATAACAATAGTAAACTGGTGGTGGATAAACAATTGCCATATTTTTTCCTCCTACTTTAAAAAATTAATTTATCATCTTATTTAAAATCTTTTTCGTTTAAATATATGTAGTTACCTTAATTTATTTCTTGTTAATATAGTTAAGGGAATTCCTAAAATAATGAAGGAAACCATTAATAAAAATGGGTTTATTAAAGTGTTAAACTCTATAGTTAACGTTACCTCAAGCTTTGGAGAATACTCTACGCCGAAAACATAAAACCAATTGTTGTATTCAACCCTATACCCTACTGGGTCCCCTTCATTTAAATCTTTAATTAACCATCCGTAGTTTAGGCTTTCGCCTTTATACCAAGCTTCAACATCGCTTGTTACTATCCACGTATTCCAAGCTTCTAGAATTTCAAAGTTTACTGAAGCGGTAGCTGGTAAAAAATCTCCTCCAGATTTACTCCAAAGCTTTGATGGAAAAATTGCGTAATCCCAGTATGTAAAGCTCCATCCAACCCAATCTGTTATAATTCTATGAACTTGAATTGTTCTAGCTAAAGAAAGTTTAGGAAGCCATTCAACTCCATTCCATACATAAACTCCAATAACATATAAATGAAGCTTAGCTAATTTAACTTTAAAGCCTTTAGGCAAATTTGAAATATCGAATTTTAATAATCCTCTTTCATCGCTTGGTTGAGAACAATCAGTTTTAAACCCTGAAGTAACAGTTAAAGGTTGTTCAATGCTTGAATGATTGTTGTTTCTCATAATAGAGATGTTGTTTGAGAGGCAAGGTTGAAAAATATAAGTTTTCTCATTAAAAGTTAAAGATGGGGGAATAGCAAAGTAAAAAAGAATCAATAAAAAAGCAAAAACAGTTAATTGATGCTTCATTTCTTCTACCAAAACTTTAATTTATAATAAGCTATTAACGATAAAATAATTCCAATTGAAAGCAGCGTTATCCCAGAAGTTGTTAAGAAAAGCCAAAGCGGTAAATGAAGAATCTCAGATAAATATTTCATTACACCTAAACAAATGAAAATTAAACCGATTATTATTACAGCGTATCCTATTATAGTTAAAGCTGCAGCTTTAATTAAACCCCTTAACTTTCTTTTTAAATTGTTAATTAAAATATTTAATATCTGTTTTTTCAAATAGGTTATTAATTTTTCTGTCAATGAGCTCATGGTTATCGCTTAGCTTTTCTTTCCTTTAGCTATAGCCACGCCTATAGCTAAACCGATTGTAAAGGCTATTCCAAGAGCTAGAAGCGTGGAATTTTCAAGATAAGCTATTCGCCTCTCCTTAATTAAATTAAAAAGCTTTTTAGCATCTTCTTTCATGTCAAAAAGTTTTTCTTCAATAATTTTTTTAACTTCTTCAGTTAACTCTTCAAAAAGCTTTTTTTCTTCTCTAGACAATTTTAAACCTCCTAGCTTATAGAATTGTTTTAACTTATATTTAAAATCTTCTGAAACATTTTTATTAATGAATTATGTTAAAAAATTGCAAGGTTAATAAGAATTGAAGATTCTCATCCTTCATCATACTTTAAACAGTGTTGGAGGAGGTGAAAGAGTTTCTTTAGGTATTATAGAGGCTTTAAAAGAGCTTAGGAAAGGGGAAGTTGATTTAGGCACAGTTGAGAAAACTGACTGGCGAAAAGTAAGAAATGCTTTTGGCGATGTGACGCTTCCAGATAAAGAAATGAATATTTTACCTTTTAAACTTAATTTATTTGGGATTTATCAACGTGCTTTAACAGGTGTATATGCTTATAAATATAGGAAAAAATATGATTTAATAATAAATACTCATGGAGATGTTATGCCAGCTTTTTGCGATGTAACTTATATGCACTTCCCCACATTCACTTTATTAAAGCAACCGGCAACATTTATTAAGCATAAAGATTTTGTTAAATATAGAAAAAATCTTTTTTGGCGAAGTTACTTTATTCCATACGAGTTTATTCAAACAAAGCTTGTTCAAAAATATTTAGAGCATAGCCTGATTTTAACTAACAGCCTTTTTAGTCTATCTATAATAAAAAAATGGACTGGAAAAAACGCTTGTGTAGTTTACCCACCTGTTGAGGTGGAAAAGTTTTATTTTAAAAATGAATATAGAGAAGACATAATTGTTACATGTTCAAGATTTACACCTGAGAAAAATTTAGAGTTAATCCCAGAGTTAGCGTCTAAAATCCCTAAAGCTAATTTTTATATTTTCGGGTCAACAAGTAAAACCAGCTGGGAGGTTATATCAGAAATTAAAAAAACAGCAAGCAAATTTAAAGTTAAAAATGTTTATTTAAAACCTAACGCTTCATTAAATGAAATGTTATCAATCTATCGAAAAGCTAAAATTTATTTGCATACAATGGTTAATGAGCATTTTGGGTTAAGCATAGTTGAAGCTATGGCTTCAGGCTTAGCGCCGATAGTTCATAAATCAGGCGGACCATACATGGATATTTTAAACGGTAAACAAGGCATTTATGGGTTTTACTATAAAAATGTTAATGAAGCCGCTAATATTATAAAAGATCTTTTAGCTGATGAATCAAAATTAAAAAGAATTCAAGATGAAGCTGTTAAAAGAAGCTTTTTATTTAATAAAACAGCGTTTAAAACGAATTTTATTAAAGCTATTAAGCCGCTTATTAACTGAAGAAAATTAATGATTTATATACTCCTTCAGAATCATTAATATTTAGTAAAAAAGAGTTTTATTTTATTTATTTAGGTGAAGCCAAAGTTTTGACGTCTAAAGAACCTGAAGAAATTGAATATAAACCTTTTACAACTGGAGAATTGTTAAGTCGAATGAAGGATGCCGCTATGCTTATGGTTGATTTATCTTATGCTGCGTTAATGCTTAAAGATAAAGAGTTAGCTAATGAAGTTTTAGAATTAGGTAAAGAAATAGATACGTTAAATTACCACCTTCAAACCACAGTTATGCTTGCAACTAGAGATGCTGAAGATGCTAAAGCTTCTCAATCAATTTTGAAAATAGCCGCTTTAACAAATAGAATCTCTGATTACGCTGAAAACATAGTTGACATGGTTCTTCGAGATGAAGAAGTGCATTCTACGTTTCTTGAAGGGCTTAAAATTATGGATGAGCCTATAGCTTTACTTCAAGTAACTGAAAACTCCACTATCTTAAGAAAAAGCCTTAAAGAATTAAAGATTAGAACAAAAATAGGCGTAAGCATTTTAGCTATTAAAAGAGGTTTAGAATGGATTCTCAACCCAGATAAAAACGAGAGTTTTTATCCAGGAGATATTCTTATAGCGCGTGGAGGAAGCACTGGAATAGAAAAGTTAAGAGAGCTGGTTAACCCGAAAACTTAAAAAGGGATTAAAATGGAGGAGCTTTTAAAAGAAATTAAAGAAGACTTTATTAATCTTATAGGGAAAGCTGAGTTATCCATAGATTTAGCTTACTCAGCTATAATCTTCAATAATGTTGAGATAGCGGAAGATGTTTTAGAAGTTTTTGATGATGTTAATGAATTATATTGGAGGCTTCAAAAAAACATGCTTTTACTTGCAAAAAACCTTATAAAACCTGAAAAGCTAGCGCCTGTGCTTGTAGCAATTCATAATTTAAGAGAAATTTCCAAGTCTTCACTGCTTTTATCAGATTTAGTTTTAAGAGGTTTGCCTCCACATGAAATTTTAACCTCTATATTTACGTCTTCTAATGAAGCTTTCGTAAGAGTTCAAGTATCTTCAAGCGGAAAACTTGCTGGAAAAACAATTAAGGAATCTCGAATTCAAGATAACACAGGAATGAGGATTATATGCATAAAAAGAGGGCGGGCTTGGATTCATGGTCCCACAGGAGAAGATAAAATTGAGCCTGGAGACATTTTATTTGCTAAAGGACCTATTGAAGGCGAAGAAGCTTTAAAACAGTTAGCTTAAAAATTTACTCCTTTAACAGCAACAATTTTTCTTGGATGCTTTAACTCCACTATTTTATTAACAAAATCAGCTTTTTCAACAAGCTTTTTCGGAGCATACCGTCCAGTTAAAACGATAGTTGTTTCATTCGACGTTTCATTTAACAGTTTTATAACATCATCAACTTTAATTAAGCCTTTAGCTACCGCTAAGTTCACTTCATCAAGAATTAATAATTTAGGCTTTTTTCTTAAAGCTTTCCAAGCAAAACTTAATCCTTTCTCAGCAGCTTCAAAATCTTTTCTTCTAAGCTTGTTTAAGTTAAATTTTGGAACACCAAATTGATGTATTTCATAATAAGGTTTAAGTTTTCTTCTAATCTTATACTCTCCAACATCCTTTCTAAACTTCAGGAATTGAATAATAATAACTTTATATCCATGCCCAACAGCTCTAAGCGCTAATCCAAGAGCATTAGTTGTTTTCCCAACTCCAGTACCTGTATAAAGATATATGAAACCCAAGCTTTTAAAGCCTCTTTTAAGGAAATAAAGATAAATCTTTTATTGAAATTATTTTTGCATAAAAGTATTTAGCATCTATAGTATTTTCTGAAAAACTTAACTCCTCTCCTTTAGGTTTAGAAACAGAGTATTTTATGAATGGAGCTTTAGGGGCTTCATCCATAACTGTATAGAAAAATACTGGAAGCGCGTCAGCTTCATAATAATGCTCGAATGGAATGCATGTTCCTATTATATGTTTTTTACGCCTCATAAAATGCCATAAAGGGAATACAGCACCCTCCTTTATTGAAATAGCTAAAAGAACCCTCATTATAGAATTAACGTTTTCAACTTCAGAAAGCATTGGTGGTTGAGGTTTTTCGCATTCCCCTTTTATGCTTTTCTCAAAAGCTTCAGGGACATCTTTAAGATCTAAAATAAAAGCGTATTTATATTTCGCATCATCAGTATCGGTTGTGAAAAGCCATTCTTCACCTTTAACTGAATCGCTTTTATAAGCTAAGAAAGGCTTAACCGTTTTATCAGTTTCAACGTAAGCTAAAATAGGTAAATCGCCAATCCAATACATATACGCTGTAAAAAACGCTAAAACAGTTTTCTTTCCTCTTTTAAAATTCCATACAATTTGATTTCCATCGCTTAAAGCTAAAGTTAACCTAGCAAAATTTAATTCATCCTTTACTTTAATGGGGATCGGGGGTTTTAATTTATTCAAAAGGCAAAACCTCTTATGTTCGCTTCATATAGGCTTTATATTTATATTTAAATAAACTAACTTCACCTTTATTAAGAGATGTATTAAACTGGCGAGTAATTAATGATTATAAAAATTGGTTGCTGCGGCTTCCCAATCTCAATGAAAAAATACTTTATGAAATTTAAACTTGTTGAAATTCAAAAAACTTTTTATGAGCCTCCAAAAACTGAAACTTTAATTAAATGGCGAGAGAATGCGCCTGAAAAATTTGAGTTTTCAGTTAAAGCTTGGCAGGTTTTAACTCACACTTACTCAAGCCCAACTTGGCGAAAAATGAAGGTGACGCTTAAGAATAAGGAGAATTATGGTTTTTTAAAGCCTACTGAAGAAAACTTTAAAGCTTGGGAAAAAACTTTAGAGGCTTGCAAAGCTTTAAAAGCTAAAATATGCGTTATTCAAACGCCGCCAAGCTTTAACTGCATTCAAGAAAACATTCAAAATATGGAAAGCTTTCTTAACTCTATTAAACGCGATGAAATTAAAATTGCTTGGGAACCTAGAGGAAATTGGATAAATCATTTAAGTGAGGTTAAAAGGCTTTGCGAGAAGCTAGATTTAACTCATATAGTTGACCCTCTTAAACGAGAGCCGGTAGTGGTTAAGGAAGTTCAATATTTTAGGCTTCACGGGCTTCACCCTAAAAAAGAAGTTAATTATAAATATCAATATTCAATTGAAGATTTAAGAAAGTTATATTATAAAATTGAAATTTTAAGAAAATCTAAAGTAAAGGAGGTTTATGTTCTTTTTAACAATTTAACAATGAATATTGACGCTGAAAAATTTCTAGAAATTTCTTTAAAAGGAGATAACTATTGAGTGGAAAAATAAGAATTAAATATTCAGGGTTAATTGTTTTCTCTTCAAAAATTTTCAGTGTTTTTACAGGTTTAATATTTGTTGCATTAGTTACAAGAAACCTTTCTGTAAATGAGTTTGGCATATGGCAGTATTTAACCTTAATTTTATCTTATGTCGTTTTTCCATCAGCTTTAATTCCATATTGGGTTACTAGATTTTATGCTAGAGGCTCTCCTGTAGCTAAAGCTAGCATTATAAGCAATATGATTGTTTCTTTACCGTTTTTTACAATTTTTTTAATTTCAGCTCCCTTAGCTTCAACAATAATAAAAACTAACCTTTCTTTATTTTATTTAATAAGCATTCAAATTTTTCTAGTTTATTTATCAACTTCTTTAGAAGCTTTAGCTTTAGCTAAGAAACCGCATTTACTCGGTTATGAAACAATCGCCTTTGAATCAGCAAAAATTGCTTTAGCTTTAATTTTATTTACAATTCTTAAGCTTGGATTAAAAGGGGCTATAGCAACAATAATTTTAGCTTATTTAACGCAATGTTTAACGCTTACCTTTTTTTTAAGAAGAGAATTAATTAAAGAAAAAGGTTTTGATTGGAGAATTCTTAGGAAATGGTTTTCTAACATTTGGTTACCTTTATTTAACGCGTTTCCAACTTTTATTGGAAGTTTAGACTTATTTGTTTTAGCAGCTTTAACTAAATCAGCTTTTTCTCTAGCTTTTTATAAAGTTGCCTCTTCAGTCGCCACTGTTATTTCATATTCTTCAACCACAACTATAGCGCTTTATCCAAACCTTCTTAAAGGTGGAGAAAAAAAAGATGTTGAAGAAACATTAAAGTTTTTTTTAATGTTTGCTGTACCAATGAGTTTTGGAGCAATATTTTTAGCTAAACCAATTCTTCATATATTTAAACCTGAATATGAAGCTGCTGCGCTTTTATTAATTTTTATGGCTCCTCAATACTTTTTAAAATCTTTAACGCATATTTTTGGAAATGTAATAATTGGAGTTGAAAGAGTAGATGAGAAAGAAGCTTCCCTTAAGGATATTCTAAAAAGCAGGCTTTTTAAATGGCCTTTGCTCAACTACTTTAGAAATGGAGTTGCAATAATTTTAACTTATATCCTTGTTTTTTTCGCGTTAAACCATTTTTCAAGTAGCCTTCCTCTTTATGCAGCTTTCAGCTGTCTTTTAGCTAATATAGCGGCTGATATTTTTCTCTTTATTAAAGCTTATTCAAATGCTGTAAAAGCTGCTTCATTTAATTTCCCGTTAAATAAGCTTTTAAAATGCTGTTCAGCTTCAATAATAATGATTATACCCTTAAAAGTTTTGAATCCAGTTAAATCTCTTGAAACAATATTTGCGATTGCCGTCGGCTCAATTATTTATTTCCTTTGCTTATTTTTAATAGATTTTGAAAGCAAAACTTTATTTAAAAAAATTTTCACATATGTAAAAAAGTTTAATTTATGGGAATAAATTATATTTATTTTGTTTTACTAAATCCTTTAAGCTTCCATTGCCTTTAACATATTTATAGCCTTTTATTAATGCTACTGGCACTCCATTAGTTTTATTCATAACAAGTTCCGCAGCTGAAGCTAATTCATCAGCCACGCATATTATAGTAACTTTGAGAGTAAAATTAAACATGTCTTTTCTTCCTCTATAATCTTTTAATGGAATTAAACCTGAAACGCCTATGGCTACATTAACTTGTCCACTTCTCCATGGTCTTCCAAAAGTGTCAGAAATTATTACAGCTACATCAACGTTAACCAAATTTTTTATTCCTTTTCTAATAGCTTCAGCAGAAGCATCAGGATTTTTAGGAAGGAGAACAATGAAGTCTTCCCCTTCAACATTAGATTTATCTATTCCTGCATTAGCGCATACGAATCCATGTTTTGTCTCGCAAATAATATGACCTTTAATCATCCTCACAATTCTTTTAGACTCTCTTAAAATAACTTCAACCATTCTAGGATCTTTATTTAAAAGCTTAGAAGCTTTTAAAGCAAATTTAGATGGTATAATGGTTTTTAAATCAATGATTCTTCCTTCAGCTTTAGAAACTATTTTATGCGCTATAACTATTACGTCTCCATCCTCAATTTTTACTCCATTAACTTTAGCTGCTTCAACTATTAAGGTTGATAAGTCATCTCCTTCTTTAACAATTCCTATTCCTTTTAAAGGGATAATCTTAATAGAATCTTCATTCAAACGTCTTCACTTTAAAATTCTTCTTAAATTTTCATCCACTTTCAATTTAACTTTCTCGTAAAGATTATTTCCTTTAGAGTCAATTGCTACAATTAATGGACCAAAATTTTCAACTTTAAAAACCCATAAAGCTTCTGGAACACCTAAATCTAACCATTCTACTTTAACAATTTTTTTAATCATTTTTGCAGCTGCAACACCAGCTCCACCAGTGAAAGCGCAATAAACCCCTATGTGCTCTTTTAAAGCTGAAGCTGTTTCTAAGCCCATTCCCCCTTTCCCAATAATCATTTTAATTTTAAACAATTTTATAAGTTGAGGAGTTGAATGATTCATTCGCATGCTTGTTGTTGGCCCAGCTGCAACAACTTTCCATTCACCTCTAACTTTTTTAACTATTGGGCCGCAATGATAAATAACAGCTTCATAAAGCTTAACTGGAAGCATTTTATTTTTAAGCTTATAATTGATAGCTCTAGCGCAACCCATATCTCTTATCGTTACGATTTCTCCTGTTAAGTAAACCTCATCTCCTAAAGAAAGGTTTTTAATAAAATTTGTTGAAAGAGGTGTTTCAGCTTGAATCTTCAAGCTCCTCAACTTCTCCATTGCTGTAAATTTTTAAGCTTGCTCTTCTATCAACCCAGCATTGAAAAGAAATTCCAACAGGTAAACTGGCTGTATGACAACTGGCATATTCAATTCCTACATCAAAAACTGATATTTCTCCACCTAACCCCATTGGCCCAATCCCTAATTTATTGATTAAATTTAATAAATTTTCCTCTAGCTTAGCTATTTCATTATCTTCATTTCGTTTTCCAATAGCTCTTAATAAAGCTTTTTTAGATAAAAATTGAGCTAAATCAGCTGTTCC
It contains:
- a CDS encoding translation elongation factor-like protein, with amino-acid sequence MGRRRLEEEIGRVMNYYSKIGVAAIERTNGELKVGDLIRIKGATTDFTQKVESMQIEKKPVEKAGAGSSVGIKVNDKVRVNDKVYKVLE
- a CDS encoding Zn-ribbon domain-containing OB-fold protein, which translates into the protein MNNISVEQFYSFCAQGKLMGVKCEECKALYSVPKPFCLKCNSKNLSWVQLKGVGKLASYTIVYVPHPSFQNEAPYILGVVELEEGVKLLSRIKNVKLEELKIGMPLKIDFEKTEGNAWPNWVRYYFKPNLTENNIL
- a CDS encoding thiolase domain-containing protein codes for the protein MKVLASIVSAGLSKFGKLDGLYAREIFAEAAKEAFDNCPNLNPRKDIEALFIGQMSEAYERQGHIGPLMLNWSGLDDIPAFRVESACASSSVALRVGVMAIMSNMHDIVMVGGVEKMTHLPTSSNMEILASAADFPFEQWNGATFPSLFALMATAHMHEYGTTEEQMALVAVKNHENALLNHKAHMQKKISVEDVLSSKVVSWPLKLYDCSLISDGASCVILTKPELAKKFTDTPVNIIASTQAQDSLNIFERESLTTLKSIKLAAKEAFKASGLTPKDVDIAEVHDCFTIAEIIAYEDLGFCNKGFGGKFIEEGETKIGGEIPVNTSGGLKAKGHPVGATGIAQIYEVYLQLIGEAEKRQVNNAEIGLTCNIGGSGATATVNILKRGD
- a CDS encoding DNRLRE domain-containing protein, producing the protein MKHQLTVFAFLLILFYFAIPPSLTFNEKTYIFQPCLSNNISIMRNNNHSSIEQPLTVTSGFKTDCSQPSDERGLLKFDISNLPKGFKVKLAKLHLYVIGVYVWNGVEWLPKLSLARTIQVHRIITDWVGWSFTYWDYAIFPSKLWSKSGGDFLPATASVNFEILEAWNTWIVTSDVEAWYKGESLNYGWLIKDLNEGDPVGYRVEYNNWFYVFGVEYSPKLEVTLTIEFNTLINPFLLMVSFIILGIPLTILTRNKLR
- a CDS encoding glycosyltransferase; amino-acid sequence: MKILILHHTLNSVGGGERVSLGIIEALKELRKGEVDLGTVEKTDWRKVRNAFGDVTLPDKEMNILPFKLNLFGIYQRALTGVYAYKYRKKYDLIINTHGDVMPAFCDVTYMHFPTFTLLKQPATFIKHKDFVKYRKNLFWRSYFIPYEFIQTKLVQKYLEHSLILTNSLFSLSIIKKWTGKNACVVYPPVEVEKFYFKNEYREDIIVTCSRFTPEKNLELIPELASKIPKANFYIFGSTSKTSWEVISEIKKTASKFKVKNVYLKPNASLNEMLSIYRKAKIYLHTMVNEHFGLSIVEAMASGLAPIVHKSGGPYMDILNGKQGIYGFYYKNVNEAANIIKDLLADESKLKRIQDEAVKRSFLFNKTAFKTNFIKAIKPLIN
- a CDS encoding potassium channel protein; its protein translation is MTSKEPEEIEYKPFTTGELLSRMKDAAMLMVDLSYAALMLKDKELANEVLELGKEIDTLNYHLQTTVMLATRDAEDAKASQSILKIAALTNRISDYAENIVDMVLRDEEVHSTFLEGLKIMDEPIALLQVTENSTILRKSLKELKIRTKIGVSILAIKRGLEWILNPDKNESFYPGDILIARGGSTGIEKLRELVNPKT
- a CDS encoding PhoU family transcriptional regulator, with the protein product MEELLKEIKEDFINLIGKAELSIDLAYSAIIFNNVEIAEDVLEVFDDVNELYWRLQKNMLLLAKNLIKPEKLAPVLVAIHNLREISKSSLLLSDLVLRGLPPHEILTSIFTSSNEAFVRVQVSSSGKLAGKTIKESRIQDNTGMRIICIKRGRAWIHGPTGEDKIEPGDILFAKGPIEGEEALKQLA
- a CDS encoding cob(I)yrinic acid a,c-diamide adenosyltransferase, whose product is MYLYFLKRGFKSLGFIYLYTGTGVGKTTNALGLALRAVGHGYKVIIIQFLKFRKDVGEYKIRRKLKPYYEIHQFGVPKFNLNKLRRKDFEAAEKGLSFAWKALRKKPKLLILDEVNLAVAKGLIKVDDVIKLLNETSNETTIVLTGRYAPKKLVEKADFVNKIVELKHPRKIVAVKGVNF
- a CDS encoding DUF72 domain-containing protein; the encoded protein is MIIKIGCCGFPISMKKYFMKFKLVEIQKTFYEPPKTETLIKWRENAPEKFEFSVKAWQVLTHTYSSPTWRKMKVTLKNKENYGFLKPTEENFKAWEKTLEACKALKAKICVIQTPPSFNCIQENIQNMESFLNSIKRDEIKIAWEPRGNWINHLSEVKRLCEKLDLTHIVDPLKREPVVVKEVQYFRLHGLHPKKEVNYKYQYSIEDLRKLYYKIEILRKSKVKEVYVLFNNLTMNIDAEKFLEISLKGDNY
- the cofE gene encoding coenzyme F420-0:L-glutamate ligase gives rise to the protein MKIIPLKGIGIVKEGDDLSTLIVEAAKVNGVKIEDGDVIVIAHKIVSKAEGRIIDLKTIIPSKFALKASKLLNKDPRMVEVILRESKRIVRMIKGHIICETKHGFVCANAGIDKSNVEGEDFIVLLPKNPDASAEAIRKGIKNLVNVDVAVIISDTFGRPWRSGQVNVAIGVSGLIPLKDYRGRKDMFNFTLKVTIICVADELASAAELVMNKTNGVPVALIKGYKYVKGNGSLKDLVKQNKYNLFP
- a CDS encoding fumarate hydratase C-terminal domain-containing protein, whose amino-acid sequence is MEKLRSLKIQAETPLSTNFIKNLSLGDEVYLTGEIVTIRDMGCARAINYKLKNKMLPVKLYEAVIYHCGPIVKKVRGEWKVVAAGPTTSMRMNHSTPQLIKLFKIKMIIGKGGMGLETASALKEHIGVYCAFTGGAGVAAAKMIKKIVKVEWLDLGVPEALWVFKVENFGPLIVAIDSKGNNLYEKVKLKVDENLRRILK